The Hevea brasiliensis isolate MT/VB/25A 57/8 chromosome 1, ASM3005281v1, whole genome shotgun sequence genome has a window encoding:
- the LOC110639945 gene encoding tRNAse Z TRZ4, mitochondrial isoform X2: protein MLGLQRFCTEHKIKLSKIGHVFLSRVCSETAGGIPGLLLTLAGMGEEGMSVNVWGPSDLQYLVDAMKSFIPHAAMVHTTSFGSDATAQLGASNFTDPINLVDNEVVKISAILLRPSCSEGSAGKPGDMSVIYLCELPDIVGKFDPEKAKALGLKPGPKYGELQSGKSVKSDHQNIVVHPSDVMGPSIPGPIVFLVDCPTESHMQELLSIQSLHSYYADYLVSSPENVKTVTCIIHLSPPSVISSPNYQNWMKNFGSAQHIMARHEMKNVEIPILKSSARIAARLNYLCPQFFPAPGFWSLKQVNSSKVDSSFSGKDCVSKFPESISAENLLKFTLRPHAHLGLDKSSIPSLMAPSAVIQELVTEIPEIVGAAQHVRQLLLGSAETKGDMTLVQDKYAVPSCLEDIRRDDLEIVLLGTGSSQPSKYRNVSSVYINLFSKGGLLLDCGEGTLGQLKRRFGVEGADLVVRNLKCIWISHIHADHHTGLARILALRRDLLKGVAHEPLAVIGPRQLKRFLDAYQRLEDLDMQFLDCRSTSLASWEASEGNSEYKHHSASGSPNNLEDVNKPAMNTESTLFARGSRMQSYWKRPGNPVDNAMNFAVLKGLKKVLNEAGLEALISFPVVHCPQAFGIVLKAAERINSVGKMIPGWKIGYSGDTRPCPELVEASRGATVLIHEATFEDDLVEEAVARNHSTTKEAIEVGDSAGVYRIILTHFSQRYPKIPVFDETHMHKTCIAFDMMSINIADLPVLPEVLPYLKLLFKNEMIVDELDDVADTVSEVS, encoded by the exons ATGCTG GGATTGCAGCGATTCTGCACAGAGCATAAGATTAAGCTATCAAAG ATAGGTCATGTATTTCTCTCTCGAGTGTGCTCAGAGACAGCTGGTGGCATTCCAG GTTTGTTGTTGACTTTGGCTGGCATGGGGGAAGAAGGAATGTCA GTCAACGTATGGGGCCCTTCAGATCTTCAGTATTTGGTTGATGCAATGAAATCTTTCATTCCTCATGCTGCCATGGTTCATACAACCAGTTTTGGTTCTGATGCCACTGCTCAGCTTGGTGCAAGTAACTTCACAGATCCAATTAACCTTGTTGACAATGAGGTTGTCAAAATATCAGCCATTCTCCTACGACCAAGCTGCTCAGAAGGATCTGCAGGAAAGCCTGGTGATATGTCTGTGATATATCTTTGTGAATTGCCTGATATTGTGGGGAAGTTTGACCCTGAAAAAGCAAAAGCTCTTGGTCTGAAACCTGGGCCAAAATATGGTGAACTGCAATCAGGGAAATCGGTGAAGTCAGATCACCAGAATATTGTG gttcatccaagtgatgtaatgGGTCCATCAATTCCTGGTCCGATTGTATTTCTTGTTGACTGCCCAACAGAATCTCACATGCAGGAATTATTGTCGATACAATCCCTTCATAGTTACTATGCAGATTACTTGGTTAGCTCACCAGAGAATGTGAAAACGGTGActtgtatcattcatttaagtcctCCTTCTGTAATAAGCAGTCCCAATTACCAGAACTGGATGAAGAATTTTGGTTCAGCCCAGCACATTATGGCTAGACATGAAAT GAAGAATGTGGAAATTCCCATTCTTAAATCCAGTGCCAGAATTGCTGCAAGGCTTAATTACCTATGCCCTCAGTTCTTTCCAGCTCCAGGTTTTTGGTCACTTAAGCAGGTTAACAGCTCAAAAGTAGACTCCAGTTTTTCAGGCAAG GATTGTGTCTCAAAGTTTCCTGAAAGCATATCAGCTGAAAATCTTCTTAAG TTCACTTTACGTCCTCATGCTCATCTTGGATTGGATAAATCCAGTATTCCAAGTTTGATGGCTCCCTCAGCAGTCATTCAAGAGTTAGTGACAGAGATTCCAGAAATTGTTGGTGCTGCCCAACATGTTCGTCAGTTGTTGCTTGGATCAGCAGAAACGAAAGGAGACATGACCCTTGTGCAAGACAAATATGCTGTTCCTAGTTGTTTGGAAGACATAAGGAGAGATGACCTGGAGATTGTGCTTCTGGGGACTGGTTCATCCCAACCTTCTAAGTACCGAAATGTTAGTTCTGTCTATATTAATCTCTTCTCTAAAGGAGGTTTGCTCCTAGACTGTGGGGAAGGAACACTTGGACAACTGAAAAGAAG GTTTGGTGTGGAGGGTGCTGATTTGGTTGTAAGAAATCTGAAGTGTATTTGGATTTCTCATATTCATGCTGATCACCATACAGGATTAGCGAGGATACTTGCTCTGCGACGTGATTTGTTGAAGGGCGTGGCCCATGAGCCATTAGCTGTTATTGGGCCAAGGCAGCTTAAGAGATTTCTAGATGCATATCAAAGACTGGAGGACCTAGATATGCAGTTCCTTGATTGTAGGAGTACTTCTCTAGCTTCCTGGGAAGCTTCTGAGGGAAATAGTGAGTATAAGCATCACTCAGCTTCAGGAAGTCCAAATAATCTTGAGGATGTAAACAAACCTGCAATGAATACTGAGTCAACTCTGTTTGCCAGAGGTAGCCGTATGCAGAGCTATTGGAAGAGACCAGGCAATCCAGTTGACAATGCCATGAATTTTGCAGTTCTTAAGGGTTTGAAGAAAGTGCTTAATGAAGCAGGATTGGAGGCATTGATTAGTTTCCCTGTTGTGCATTGTCCTCAGGCATTTGGCATTGTGCTAAAGGCAGCAGAAAGAATCAATTCTGTTGGAAAAATGATACCAGGGTGGAAGATTGGGTACTCGGGTGACACTAGGCCCTGTCCAGAACTGGTAGAAGCATCTCGTGGAGCAACAGTCCTTATACACGAG GCGACTTTTGAGGATGACTTGGTAGAAGAAGCTGTAGCTAGAAACCACAGCACAACAAAGGAAGCCATAGAAGTAGGAGACTCTGCTGGTGTATATCGTATCATCCTGACCCACTTCAGCCAGAGATACCCAAAAATACCTGTTTTTGATGAGACACACATGCACAAAACCTGCATTGCATTTGATATGATGAGTATTAACATAGCAGATTTGCCTGTGCTTCCTGAAGTACTTCCATACCTTAAATTGCTTTTCAAAAATGAGATGATAGTTGATGAATTAGATGATGTTGCAGATACTGTGAGTGAAGTTTCTTGA
- the LOC110639945 gene encoding tRNase Z TRZ3, mitochondrial isoform X1, whose protein sequence is MLQTSNLRLLFSPLKPFLPFSFSKPKPYSLFTIFSSSSSSSRRHPTTPSHQSRNFRSRSNSTFSRETNSKSRERDKGLPMEESGNETFGFNKRKAEGRDKSDKPKRNLQLKVRKLNPTNTISYLQILGTGMDTQDTSPSILFFFDKQRFIFNAGEGLQRFCTEHKIKLSKIGHVFLSRVCSETAGGIPGLLLTLAGMGEEGMSVNVWGPSDLQYLVDAMKSFIPHAAMVHTTSFGSDATAQLGASNFTDPINLVDNEVVKISAILLRPSCSEGSAGKPGDMSVIYLCELPDIVGKFDPEKAKALGLKPGPKYGELQSGKSVKSDHQNIVVHPSDVMGPSIPGPIVFLVDCPTESHMQELLSIQSLHSYYADYLVSSPENVKTVTCIIHLSPPSVISSPNYQNWMKNFGSAQHIMARHEMKNVEIPILKSSARIAARLNYLCPQFFPAPGFWSLKQVNSSKVDSSFSGKDCVSKFPESISAENLLKFTLRPHAHLGLDKSSIPSLMAPSAVIQELVTEIPEIVGAAQHVRQLLLGSAETKGDMTLVQDKYAVPSCLEDIRRDDLEIVLLGTGSSQPSKYRNVSSVYINLFSKGGLLLDCGEGTLGQLKRRFGVEGADLVVRNLKCIWISHIHADHHTGLARILALRRDLLKGVAHEPLAVIGPRQLKRFLDAYQRLEDLDMQFLDCRSTSLASWEASEGNSEYKHHSASGSPNNLEDVNKPAMNTESTLFARGSRMQSYWKRPGNPVDNAMNFAVLKGLKKVLNEAGLEALISFPVVHCPQAFGIVLKAAERINSVGKMIPGWKIGYSGDTRPCPELVEASRGATVLIHEATFEDDLVEEAVARNHSTTKEAIEVGDSAGVYRIILTHFSQRYPKIPVFDETHMHKTCIAFDMMSINIADLPVLPEVLPYLKLLFKNEMIVDELDDVADTVSEVS, encoded by the exons ATGCTCCAAACCTCAAATCTGCGCCTCCTCTTCTCTCCTCTAAAGCCCTTTCTGCCTTTCTCTTTCTCTAAACCCAAGCCTTACTCTCTCTTCAccatcttctcttcttcttcttcttcttctagacGACACCCTACCACGCCTAGCCACCAGTCTCGTAATTTTAGAAGCAGAAGTAATAGTACTTTTAGTAGAGAGACTAATAGCAAGAGTAGAGAAAGGGACAAAGGTCTTCCAATGGAAGAGAGTGGTAATGAAACTTTTGGGTTTAATAAAAGAAAGGCTGAGGGCAGAGATAAAAGTGATAAGCCCAAAAGGAATCTCCAGTTGAAAGTTCGGAAGCTTAATCCTACCAATACAATCTCTTACTTGCag ATTCTGGGGACTGGAATGGATACTCAGGATACTTCACCTTCAATCTTGTTCTTCTTTGACAAGCAAAGATTCATTTTTAATGCTGGTGAG GGATTGCAGCGATTCTGCACAGAGCATAAGATTAAGCTATCAAAG ATAGGTCATGTATTTCTCTCTCGAGTGTGCTCAGAGACAGCTGGTGGCATTCCAG GTTTGTTGTTGACTTTGGCTGGCATGGGGGAAGAAGGAATGTCA GTCAACGTATGGGGCCCTTCAGATCTTCAGTATTTGGTTGATGCAATGAAATCTTTCATTCCTCATGCTGCCATGGTTCATACAACCAGTTTTGGTTCTGATGCCACTGCTCAGCTTGGTGCAAGTAACTTCACAGATCCAATTAACCTTGTTGACAATGAGGTTGTCAAAATATCAGCCATTCTCCTACGACCAAGCTGCTCAGAAGGATCTGCAGGAAAGCCTGGTGATATGTCTGTGATATATCTTTGTGAATTGCCTGATATTGTGGGGAAGTTTGACCCTGAAAAAGCAAAAGCTCTTGGTCTGAAACCTGGGCCAAAATATGGTGAACTGCAATCAGGGAAATCGGTGAAGTCAGATCACCAGAATATTGTG gttcatccaagtgatgtaatgGGTCCATCAATTCCTGGTCCGATTGTATTTCTTGTTGACTGCCCAACAGAATCTCACATGCAGGAATTATTGTCGATACAATCCCTTCATAGTTACTATGCAGATTACTTGGTTAGCTCACCAGAGAATGTGAAAACGGTGActtgtatcattcatttaagtcctCCTTCTGTAATAAGCAGTCCCAATTACCAGAACTGGATGAAGAATTTTGGTTCAGCCCAGCACATTATGGCTAGACATGAAAT GAAGAATGTGGAAATTCCCATTCTTAAATCCAGTGCCAGAATTGCTGCAAGGCTTAATTACCTATGCCCTCAGTTCTTTCCAGCTCCAGGTTTTTGGTCACTTAAGCAGGTTAACAGCTCAAAAGTAGACTCCAGTTTTTCAGGCAAG GATTGTGTCTCAAAGTTTCCTGAAAGCATATCAGCTGAAAATCTTCTTAAG TTCACTTTACGTCCTCATGCTCATCTTGGATTGGATAAATCCAGTATTCCAAGTTTGATGGCTCCCTCAGCAGTCATTCAAGAGTTAGTGACAGAGATTCCAGAAATTGTTGGTGCTGCCCAACATGTTCGTCAGTTGTTGCTTGGATCAGCAGAAACGAAAGGAGACATGACCCTTGTGCAAGACAAATATGCTGTTCCTAGTTGTTTGGAAGACATAAGGAGAGATGACCTGGAGATTGTGCTTCTGGGGACTGGTTCATCCCAACCTTCTAAGTACCGAAATGTTAGTTCTGTCTATATTAATCTCTTCTCTAAAGGAGGTTTGCTCCTAGACTGTGGGGAAGGAACACTTGGACAACTGAAAAGAAG GTTTGGTGTGGAGGGTGCTGATTTGGTTGTAAGAAATCTGAAGTGTATTTGGATTTCTCATATTCATGCTGATCACCATACAGGATTAGCGAGGATACTTGCTCTGCGACGTGATTTGTTGAAGGGCGTGGCCCATGAGCCATTAGCTGTTATTGGGCCAAGGCAGCTTAAGAGATTTCTAGATGCATATCAAAGACTGGAGGACCTAGATATGCAGTTCCTTGATTGTAGGAGTACTTCTCTAGCTTCCTGGGAAGCTTCTGAGGGAAATAGTGAGTATAAGCATCACTCAGCTTCAGGAAGTCCAAATAATCTTGAGGATGTAAACAAACCTGCAATGAATACTGAGTCAACTCTGTTTGCCAGAGGTAGCCGTATGCAGAGCTATTGGAAGAGACCAGGCAATCCAGTTGACAATGCCATGAATTTTGCAGTTCTTAAGGGTTTGAAGAAAGTGCTTAATGAAGCAGGATTGGAGGCATTGATTAGTTTCCCTGTTGTGCATTGTCCTCAGGCATTTGGCATTGTGCTAAAGGCAGCAGAAAGAATCAATTCTGTTGGAAAAATGATACCAGGGTGGAAGATTGGGTACTCGGGTGACACTAGGCCCTGTCCAGAACTGGTAGAAGCATCTCGTGGAGCAACAGTCCTTATACACGAG GCGACTTTTGAGGATGACTTGGTAGAAGAAGCTGTAGCTAGAAACCACAGCACAACAAAGGAAGCCATAGAAGTAGGAGACTCTGCTGGTGTATATCGTATCATCCTGACCCACTTCAGCCAGAGATACCCAAAAATACCTGTTTTTGATGAGACACACATGCACAAAACCTGCATTGCATTTGATATGATGAGTATTAACATAGCAGATTTGCCTGTGCTTCCTGAAGTACTTCCATACCTTAAATTGCTTTTCAAAAATGAGATGATAGTTGATGAATTAGATGATGTTGCAGATACTGTGAGTGAAGTTTCTTGA